CATCTTATTTTTATTTACTAAAGCTGAGACAAGTAAACCTTCGTCCCCCTCATCTGCTATAAGGCCGGGCCTCCCTGTCGGTGAGGTGATTTTATTACGATTTGGTGTCAACCAGTTTAAGAGCCTCATCGTCCTTATATTTCTTTATCTGCTCCGTCAGTTTCTTTTTCAAATCGGCCGTAATGGCTTCGTAGCCTTTCTGGCCGTACAAATTATGCAGGTTGTGCGGGTCTTTTTTGATGTCGTACAGTTCCCAGAAATCCTTCGGACCGTAAAAACGTGCCAATGTGTATTGCTCGGTTCGGATGCCAAAATGGGGGGATACGTGGTGCGGCTGCGGGAACTCATAATAATGATAATACGCTTCCTTTCGCCAATTTGTCTTTTCGCCTTTCAGTAATGGCAGAAACGATTCGCCCTGAATATAGCTTGGAATAGCCGTACCAGTCAGGTTGAGGATCGTCGGAGCCCAGTCGATATTCGATACCAGTTGGTTGATGTGCGTATGGGGTTTGATCACTCCCGGATACCGAATTACAAAGGGCGTTTTCAGCGATTCTTCGTAAATCCAGCGTTTGTCGAACCAGCCATGCTCGCCCATGTAAAATCCCTGGTCGGATGCATACACCACTACGGTGTTTTTCGCCAGGCCTGTTTTATCCAGATAATCCAGCAATTCGCCAATGTTTCGATCCAATGAATTGGCTACTGACAGATAATCTTTCAGATAGCGCTGGTACTTCCACTCGACCAGGGCTTTACCTGTTAACTTTTTCTCGTCAAACTCCCGGCTAATTTTATCATAGTAGGCCTGAAAAGGTTTACGTTGTTCGGGGGTAAACCGATTGTAGCCATTGAAGGCGCCCTTATTGTCATAATCGAGATGAACTTTCAGATCCTCTTTAAGCCGCATCGTTTTATCGATGGTCATATCCTGATCCTGAGCCGCTAAGCGTCCTGCATAATCGTCATAAAAGGTTGGCGGAATGGGAAAGGTGCGGTTATCATACGCCCCCAGATCAGGAATATCGGGCAGCCACTCGCGGTGGGTAGCTTTGTGACCGACGACCAGGAAAAATGGCTTCGATTCGTCGCGCTGCTTCAGCCAGTCGAGCGACAGTTTCGTAATGACGTTGGTCACATAGCCCGGATACCGTACCGTTTCATTCTTAGAATTCACAAAATCGGAATTGTAGTAATGGCCATGTCCGGGTAGTACGTTCAGGTAATCGAAACCATGCGGTAGTGCACCCAGGTGCATTTTCCCAACCCAGGCCGTCTGATAGCCATTCTTCTGCAACTCTTCGGGAAATACCGACTGCCGGATATCGAACACCTTCTCATTGAGTTTGTACCCATTCACGTGGCTAAACTGGCCCGTAAGTAGCGTAGCCCGGCTGGGGCCACAAATGGAATTGGTCACAATGTTAGTATGCAAAATAGCGCCCTCGCTGGCAATCCGGTCGATATTGGGTGTTTTAGCCAGTTTGCTTCCATACGCGCTGATGGCCTGATGCGTATGGTCGTCGGAGAAAATAAAAATAATGTTCGGACGGGCGGGTTTCTGAACAGTAGCCGATTTTTCAGGTAAATAACCGGGGGCGACAAACAGCAAGGTGCCCAAAGCAGCCA
This window of the Spirosoma aerolatum genome carries:
- a CDS encoding sulfatase family protein translates to MTLKLMAKSVAGLAALGTLLFVAPGYLPEKSATVQKPARPNIIFIFSDDHTHQAISAYGSKLAKTPNIDRIASEGAILHTNIVTNSICGPSRATLLTGQFSHVNGYKLNEKVFDIRQSVFPEELQKNGYQTAWVGKMHLGALPHGFDYLNVLPGHGHYYNSDFVNSKNETVRYPGYVTNVITKLSLDWLKQRDESKPFFLVVGHKATHREWLPDIPDLGAYDNRTFPIPPTFYDDYAGRLAAQDQDMTIDKTMRLKEDLKVHLDYDNKGAFNGYNRFTPEQRKPFQAYYDKISREFDEKKLTGKALVEWKYQRYLKDYLSVANSLDRNIGELLDYLDKTGLAKNTVVVYASDQGFYMGEHGWFDKRWIYEESLKTPFVIRYPGVIKPHTHINQLVSNIDWAPTILNLTGTAIPSYIQGESFLPLLKGEKTNWRKEAYYHYYEFPQPHHVSPHFGIRTEQYTLARFYGPKDFWELYDIKKDPHNLHNLYGQKGYEAITADLKKKLTEQIKKYKDDEALKLVDTKS